The Caretta caretta isolate rCarCar2 chromosome 5, rCarCar1.hap1, whole genome shotgun sequence genome contains a region encoding:
- the TARS1 gene encoding threonine--tRNA ligase 1, cytoplasmic isoform X2, translating into MAEVGSLIAAGEEKKEWGKKKTKEGSGDGGCTELNPWPEYINERLERYHKLKAEHDALLAERAAKDSKPIKVTLPDGKQVDAESWKTTPYQVACGISQGLADNTVIAKVNKVVWDLDRPLEEDCTLELLKFDDEDAQAVYWHSSAHIMGEAMERIYGGCLCYGPPIENGFYYDMYLEDGGVSSNDFSALETLCKKIMKEKQPFERLEIKKETLLEMFKYNKFKCRILNEKVNTPTTTVYRCGPLIDLCRGPHVRHTGKIKALKIHKNSSTYWEGKSDMETLQRLYGISFPDVKMLKEWEKFQEEAKNRDHRKIGRDQELYFFHELSPGSCFFLPKGAYIYNTLIEFIRREYRKRGFQEVVTPNMYNNKLWITSGHWQHYSENMFSFEVEKEIFALKPMNCPGHCLMFNHRPRSWRELPLRMADFGVLHRNELSGALTGLTRVRRFQQDDAHIFCAMEQIEGEIKSCLEFLQAVYGVFGFSFKLDLSTRPEKFLGDIEVWNQAEKQLENSLNEFGEKWELNSGDGAFYGPKIDIKIKDAIGRYHQCATIQLDFQLPVRFNLTFVSHDGDDKKRPVIIHRAILGSVERMIAILTENYAGKWPLWLSPQQVMVVPVGPTCDEYAQKVRQQFHDAGLMSDVDVDPGCTLNKKIRNAQLAQYNFILVVGEKEKASGTVNIRTRDNKVHGERTVADTVERLLQLKRRQCKHAEEEF; encoded by the exons ATAGCTGCTGGGGAAGAAAAGAAGgaatggggaaagaagaaaacCAAAGAAGGATCTGGTGATGGGGGTTGCACAGAG CTGAATCCCTGGCCTGAATATATCAATGAGCGTCTAGAGAGGTATCATAAACTTAAAGCAGAACATGATGCGCTTCTAGCAGAAAGAGCTGCAAAAGACAGCAAACCCATTAAAGTGACATTACCTGATGGCAAGCAAGTTGATGCTGAATCCTGGAAGACCACTCCTTATCAAGTTGCTTGTGGAATTAG TCAAGGTTTGGCTGACAACACTGTTATTGCTAAAGTGAACAAAGTGGTTTGGGATCTAGATCGTCCCTTGGAGGAAGACTGTACCCTGGAACTGCTCAAGTTTGACGATGAAGATGCTCAAGCA GTATACTGGCACTCAAGTGCTCACATAATGGGTGAAGCTATGGAGCGAATCTATGGTGGATGTTTGTGCTACGGCCCACCAATAGAAAATGGATTTTATTATGACATGTACCTCGAGGATGG AGGTGTGTCCAGTAATGATTTCTCTGCTCTGGAGACCTTATGCAAGAAGATCATGAAGGAAAAACAACCATTTGAAAGACTGGAAATTAAGAAGGAAACTCTACTTGAAATGTTTAAG TATAATAAGTTCAAGTGTCGGATCTTGAATGAAAAAGTCAACACTCCAACTACTACAGTGTACAG GTGTGGTCCCTTGATAGATCTGTGCAGGGGCCCTCATGTCAGACATACCGGCAAAATAAAGGCATTAAAAATCCATAAA AATTCCTCAACATACTGGGAAGGCAAGTCTGATATGGAAACCCTCCAAAGGCTTTATGGAATTTCATTCCCAGATGTAAAAATGTTAAAGGAATGGGAGAAGTTCCAGGAGGAGGCTAAAAATCGAGATCACAGAAAGATTGGACGG GACCAAGAACTATATTTCTTCCATGAGCTCAGTCCTGGCAGTTGTTTTTTCTTGCCAAAGGGAGCTTACATCTATAACACGTTAATTGAATTCATCAGG CGCGAGTATCGGAAACGAGGATTCCAGGAGGTTGTCACTCCAAACATGTACAACAACAAACTCTGGATTACATCAGGGCACTGGCAGCATTACAGTGAAAACATGTTTTCATTTGAGGTGGAGAAGGAAATCTTTGCTCTGAAGCCCATGAACTGCCCAGGACACtg CCTTATGTTCAACCATCGACCAAGATCGTGGCGTGAGTTGCCGCTGCGTATGGCAGATTTTGGAGTTCTCCATCGTAATGAACTGTCAGGAGCCCTTACAGGACTTACTAGAGTACGGCGGTTCCAGCAGGATGATGCTCACATATTCTGTGCCATGGAGCAG attGAAGGGGAGATAAAGAGCTGCCTGGAGTTCTTGCAAGCAGTGTATGGTGTGTTTGGATTTTCCTTCAAACTGGACCTCTCCACTCGTCCTGAAAAGTTCCTTGGAGATATTGAAGTGTGGAATCAAGCTGAAAAG CAACTTGAAAACAGCCTCAATGAATTTGGTGAGAAGTGGGAATTGAACTCTGGGGATGGTGCTTTCTATGGACCTAAG ATTGACATTAAGATTAAAGATGCCATTGGCCGATACCACCAGTGTGCTACAATCCAGCTAGATTTCCAGCTCCCAGTCAGATTTaaccttacctttgtgag CCATGATGGTGATGACAAGAAAAGGCCAGTTATTATTCACCGGGCCATCTTAGGATCTGTGGAAAGAATGATTGCTATCCTAACCGAAAATTATGCAGGCAAATG gCCTCTCTGGCTGTCTCCTCAGCAAGTGATGGTGGTGCCGGTGGGACCAACATGTGACGAATATGCACAAAAG GTCAGACAGCAGTTCCATGATGCTGGATTAATGTCTGATGTAGATGTGGATCCTGGGTGTACGCTGAACAAGAAGATCAGAAATGCTCAGCTTGCACAGTATAATTTTATCCTAG ttgtTGGTGAAAAGGAGAAGGCGAGTGGAACAGTTAATATCCGTACTCGAGATAACAAGGTGCACGGTGAACGAACTGTTGCTGATACTGTGGAGAGGCTGCTACAGTTGAAACGCCGTCAATGCAAACATGCTGAagaagaattctaa
- the TARS1 gene encoding threonine--tRNA ligase 1, cytoplasmic isoform X3, with protein sequence MAEIAAGEEKKEWGKKKTKEGSGDGGCTELNPWPEYINERLERYHKLKAEHDALLAERAAKDSKPIKVTLPDGKQVDAESWKTTPYQVACGISQGLADNTVIAKVNKVVWDLDRPLEEDCTLELLKFDDEDAQAVYWHSSAHIMGEAMERIYGGCLCYGPPIENGFYYDMYLEDGGVSSNDFSALETLCKKIMKEKQPFERLEIKKETLLEMFKYNKFKCRILNEKVNTPTTTVYRCGPLIDLCRGPHVRHTGKIKALKIHKNSSTYWEGKSDMETLQRLYGISFPDVKMLKEWEKFQEEAKNRDHRKIGRDQELYFFHELSPGSCFFLPKGAYIYNTLIEFIRREYRKRGFQEVVTPNMYNNKLWITSGHWQHYSENMFSFEVEKEIFALKPMNCPGHCLMFNHRPRSWRELPLRMADFGVLHRNELSGALTGLTRVRRFQQDDAHIFCAMEQIEGEIKSCLEFLQAVYGVFGFSFKLDLSTRPEKFLGDIEVWNQAEKQLENSLNEFGEKWELNSGDGAFYGPKIDIKIKDAIGRYHQCATIQLDFQLPVRFNLTFVSHDGDDKKRPVIIHRAILGSVERMIAILTENYAGKWPLWLSPQQVMVVPVGPTCDEYAQKVRQQFHDAGLMSDVDVDPGCTLNKKIRNAQLAQYNFILVVGEKEKASGTVNIRTRDNKVHGERTVADTVERLLQLKRRQCKHAEEEF encoded by the exons ATAGCTGCTGGGGAAGAAAAGAAGgaatggggaaagaagaaaacCAAAGAAGGATCTGGTGATGGGGGTTGCACAGAG CTGAATCCCTGGCCTGAATATATCAATGAGCGTCTAGAGAGGTATCATAAACTTAAAGCAGAACATGATGCGCTTCTAGCAGAAAGAGCTGCAAAAGACAGCAAACCCATTAAAGTGACATTACCTGATGGCAAGCAAGTTGATGCTGAATCCTGGAAGACCACTCCTTATCAAGTTGCTTGTGGAATTAG TCAAGGTTTGGCTGACAACACTGTTATTGCTAAAGTGAACAAAGTGGTTTGGGATCTAGATCGTCCCTTGGAGGAAGACTGTACCCTGGAACTGCTCAAGTTTGACGATGAAGATGCTCAAGCA GTATACTGGCACTCAAGTGCTCACATAATGGGTGAAGCTATGGAGCGAATCTATGGTGGATGTTTGTGCTACGGCCCACCAATAGAAAATGGATTTTATTATGACATGTACCTCGAGGATGG AGGTGTGTCCAGTAATGATTTCTCTGCTCTGGAGACCTTATGCAAGAAGATCATGAAGGAAAAACAACCATTTGAAAGACTGGAAATTAAGAAGGAAACTCTACTTGAAATGTTTAAG TATAATAAGTTCAAGTGTCGGATCTTGAATGAAAAAGTCAACACTCCAACTACTACAGTGTACAG GTGTGGTCCCTTGATAGATCTGTGCAGGGGCCCTCATGTCAGACATACCGGCAAAATAAAGGCATTAAAAATCCATAAA AATTCCTCAACATACTGGGAAGGCAAGTCTGATATGGAAACCCTCCAAAGGCTTTATGGAATTTCATTCCCAGATGTAAAAATGTTAAAGGAATGGGAGAAGTTCCAGGAGGAGGCTAAAAATCGAGATCACAGAAAGATTGGACGG GACCAAGAACTATATTTCTTCCATGAGCTCAGTCCTGGCAGTTGTTTTTTCTTGCCAAAGGGAGCTTACATCTATAACACGTTAATTGAATTCATCAGG CGCGAGTATCGGAAACGAGGATTCCAGGAGGTTGTCACTCCAAACATGTACAACAACAAACTCTGGATTACATCAGGGCACTGGCAGCATTACAGTGAAAACATGTTTTCATTTGAGGTGGAGAAGGAAATCTTTGCTCTGAAGCCCATGAACTGCCCAGGACACtg CCTTATGTTCAACCATCGACCAAGATCGTGGCGTGAGTTGCCGCTGCGTATGGCAGATTTTGGAGTTCTCCATCGTAATGAACTGTCAGGAGCCCTTACAGGACTTACTAGAGTACGGCGGTTCCAGCAGGATGATGCTCACATATTCTGTGCCATGGAGCAG attGAAGGGGAGATAAAGAGCTGCCTGGAGTTCTTGCAAGCAGTGTATGGTGTGTTTGGATTTTCCTTCAAACTGGACCTCTCCACTCGTCCTGAAAAGTTCCTTGGAGATATTGAAGTGTGGAATCAAGCTGAAAAG CAACTTGAAAACAGCCTCAATGAATTTGGTGAGAAGTGGGAATTGAACTCTGGGGATGGTGCTTTCTATGGACCTAAG ATTGACATTAAGATTAAAGATGCCATTGGCCGATACCACCAGTGTGCTACAATCCAGCTAGATTTCCAGCTCCCAGTCAGATTTaaccttacctttgtgag CCATGATGGTGATGACAAGAAAAGGCCAGTTATTATTCACCGGGCCATCTTAGGATCTGTGGAAAGAATGATTGCTATCCTAACCGAAAATTATGCAGGCAAATG gCCTCTCTGGCTGTCTCCTCAGCAAGTGATGGTGGTGCCGGTGGGACCAACATGTGACGAATATGCACAAAAG GTCAGACAGCAGTTCCATGATGCTGGATTAATGTCTGATGTAGATGTGGATCCTGGGTGTACGCTGAACAAGAAGATCAGAAATGCTCAGCTTGCACAGTATAATTTTATCCTAG ttgtTGGTGAAAAGGAGAAGGCGAGTGGAACAGTTAATATCCGTACTCGAGATAACAAGGTGCACGGTGAACGAACTGTTGCTGATACTGTGGAGAGGCTGCTACAGTTGAAACGCCGTCAATGCAAACATGCTGAagaagaattctaa
- the TARS1 gene encoding threonine--tRNA ligase 1, cytoplasmic isoform X1, whose translation MGRRWKKASYRASYRVGASYREGSCATQIRLKGSPKRGWYKCVAWIAAGEEKKEWGKKKTKEGSGDGGCTELNPWPEYINERLERYHKLKAEHDALLAERAAKDSKPIKVTLPDGKQVDAESWKTTPYQVACGISQGLADNTVIAKVNKVVWDLDRPLEEDCTLELLKFDDEDAQAVYWHSSAHIMGEAMERIYGGCLCYGPPIENGFYYDMYLEDGGVSSNDFSALETLCKKIMKEKQPFERLEIKKETLLEMFKYNKFKCRILNEKVNTPTTTVYRCGPLIDLCRGPHVRHTGKIKALKIHKNSSTYWEGKSDMETLQRLYGISFPDVKMLKEWEKFQEEAKNRDHRKIGRDQELYFFHELSPGSCFFLPKGAYIYNTLIEFIRREYRKRGFQEVVTPNMYNNKLWITSGHWQHYSENMFSFEVEKEIFALKPMNCPGHCLMFNHRPRSWRELPLRMADFGVLHRNELSGALTGLTRVRRFQQDDAHIFCAMEQIEGEIKSCLEFLQAVYGVFGFSFKLDLSTRPEKFLGDIEVWNQAEKQLENSLNEFGEKWELNSGDGAFYGPKIDIKIKDAIGRYHQCATIQLDFQLPVRFNLTFVSHDGDDKKRPVIIHRAILGSVERMIAILTENYAGKWPLWLSPQQVMVVPVGPTCDEYAQKVRQQFHDAGLMSDVDVDPGCTLNKKIRNAQLAQYNFILVVGEKEKASGTVNIRTRDNKVHGERTVADTVERLLQLKRRQCKHAEEEF comes from the exons ATAGCTGCTGGGGAAGAAAAGAAGgaatggggaaagaagaaaacCAAAGAAGGATCTGGTGATGGGGGTTGCACAGAG CTGAATCCCTGGCCTGAATATATCAATGAGCGTCTAGAGAGGTATCATAAACTTAAAGCAGAACATGATGCGCTTCTAGCAGAAAGAGCTGCAAAAGACAGCAAACCCATTAAAGTGACATTACCTGATGGCAAGCAAGTTGATGCTGAATCCTGGAAGACCACTCCTTATCAAGTTGCTTGTGGAATTAG TCAAGGTTTGGCTGACAACACTGTTATTGCTAAAGTGAACAAAGTGGTTTGGGATCTAGATCGTCCCTTGGAGGAAGACTGTACCCTGGAACTGCTCAAGTTTGACGATGAAGATGCTCAAGCA GTATACTGGCACTCAAGTGCTCACATAATGGGTGAAGCTATGGAGCGAATCTATGGTGGATGTTTGTGCTACGGCCCACCAATAGAAAATGGATTTTATTATGACATGTACCTCGAGGATGG AGGTGTGTCCAGTAATGATTTCTCTGCTCTGGAGACCTTATGCAAGAAGATCATGAAGGAAAAACAACCATTTGAAAGACTGGAAATTAAGAAGGAAACTCTACTTGAAATGTTTAAG TATAATAAGTTCAAGTGTCGGATCTTGAATGAAAAAGTCAACACTCCAACTACTACAGTGTACAG GTGTGGTCCCTTGATAGATCTGTGCAGGGGCCCTCATGTCAGACATACCGGCAAAATAAAGGCATTAAAAATCCATAAA AATTCCTCAACATACTGGGAAGGCAAGTCTGATATGGAAACCCTCCAAAGGCTTTATGGAATTTCATTCCCAGATGTAAAAATGTTAAAGGAATGGGAGAAGTTCCAGGAGGAGGCTAAAAATCGAGATCACAGAAAGATTGGACGG GACCAAGAACTATATTTCTTCCATGAGCTCAGTCCTGGCAGTTGTTTTTTCTTGCCAAAGGGAGCTTACATCTATAACACGTTAATTGAATTCATCAGG CGCGAGTATCGGAAACGAGGATTCCAGGAGGTTGTCACTCCAAACATGTACAACAACAAACTCTGGATTACATCAGGGCACTGGCAGCATTACAGTGAAAACATGTTTTCATTTGAGGTGGAGAAGGAAATCTTTGCTCTGAAGCCCATGAACTGCCCAGGACACtg CCTTATGTTCAACCATCGACCAAGATCGTGGCGTGAGTTGCCGCTGCGTATGGCAGATTTTGGAGTTCTCCATCGTAATGAACTGTCAGGAGCCCTTACAGGACTTACTAGAGTACGGCGGTTCCAGCAGGATGATGCTCACATATTCTGTGCCATGGAGCAG attGAAGGGGAGATAAAGAGCTGCCTGGAGTTCTTGCAAGCAGTGTATGGTGTGTTTGGATTTTCCTTCAAACTGGACCTCTCCACTCGTCCTGAAAAGTTCCTTGGAGATATTGAAGTGTGGAATCAAGCTGAAAAG CAACTTGAAAACAGCCTCAATGAATTTGGTGAGAAGTGGGAATTGAACTCTGGGGATGGTGCTTTCTATGGACCTAAG ATTGACATTAAGATTAAAGATGCCATTGGCCGATACCACCAGTGTGCTACAATCCAGCTAGATTTCCAGCTCCCAGTCAGATTTaaccttacctttgtgag CCATGATGGTGATGACAAGAAAAGGCCAGTTATTATTCACCGGGCCATCTTAGGATCTGTGGAAAGAATGATTGCTATCCTAACCGAAAATTATGCAGGCAAATG gCCTCTCTGGCTGTCTCCTCAGCAAGTGATGGTGGTGCCGGTGGGACCAACATGTGACGAATATGCACAAAAG GTCAGACAGCAGTTCCATGATGCTGGATTAATGTCTGATGTAGATGTGGATCCTGGGTGTACGCTGAACAAGAAGATCAGAAATGCTCAGCTTGCACAGTATAATTTTATCCTAG ttgtTGGTGAAAAGGAGAAGGCGAGTGGAACAGTTAATATCCGTACTCGAGATAACAAGGTGCACGGTGAACGAACTGTTGCTGATACTGTGGAGAGGCTGCTACAGTTGAAACGCCGTCAATGCAAACATGCTGAagaagaattctaa